One window of the Streptomyces sp. ITFR-21 genome contains the following:
- the ligD gene encoding non-homologous end-joining DNA ligase codes for MPITEVEGRRLTLSNLDRVLWPRTGTTKGELLHYYATVAATLLPHIRGRAASFVRTPDGVEGQRFFQKRPPAGTPDWVTVAETVRHSGELMDQVLVDDLSTLVWAANLACVEIHVHQWPAGRPEHADRLVLDLDPGEGRTVVDACRVALLLRDRLAEDGLQAWAKTSGAKGLHLLAAVRGASPRTASAYARRVAGELQAGHPAGVVATMAKADRVGRVFIDWSQNSERKTTAAPYTVRAQPAPTVSAPLSWEEVAAARDPRELALTIGEVPARIAEHGDLLAGLLDPERAGTLPD; via the coding sequence ATGCCGATCACCGAGGTCGAGGGCCGCCGACTGACGCTCAGCAACCTCGACCGCGTGCTGTGGCCGCGTACCGGCACCACCAAGGGCGAGCTGCTGCACTACTACGCGACCGTCGCCGCGACCCTGCTGCCGCACATCAGGGGCCGGGCGGCCAGCTTCGTCCGCACTCCCGACGGAGTGGAGGGGCAGCGCTTCTTCCAGAAACGGCCGCCGGCCGGTACGCCCGACTGGGTGACCGTCGCGGAGACGGTCCGGCACAGCGGTGAGCTGATGGACCAGGTACTGGTCGACGACCTGTCGACCCTGGTCTGGGCCGCCAACCTCGCCTGTGTGGAGATCCACGTCCACCAGTGGCCGGCCGGGCGCCCCGAGCACGCCGACCGGCTGGTGCTGGACCTCGACCCCGGCGAGGGCCGCACGGTGGTCGACGCCTGCCGGGTCGCGCTGCTGCTGCGCGACCGGCTCGCCGAGGACGGTCTGCAGGCGTGGGCCAAGACCAGCGGCGCCAAGGGACTGCACCTGCTGGCCGCGGTACGCGGCGCGAGCCCCCGGACCGCCAGCGCCTACGCCCGGCGGGTCGCCGGGGAGCTTCAGGCCGGCCACCCGGCCGGCGTGGTGGCGACGATGGCCAAGGCGGACCGGGTGGGCCGCGTCTTCATCGACTGGTCGCAGAACTCCGAGCGCAAGACGACCGCCGCGCCCTACACCGTACGGGCGCAGCCGGCGCCGACCGTGTCCGCGCCGCTGTCCTGGGAGGAGGTGGCGGCCGCCCGCGACCCGCGGGAGCTGGCGCTGACCATCGGCGAGGTGCCGGCCCGGATCGCGGAGCACGGGGACCTGCTCGCCGGACTGCTCGACCCCGAGCGGGCGGGGACCCTGCCCGACTGA
- a CDS encoding alpha-galactosidase, whose amino-acid sequence MPDSTARIVSLRAAGTCFVMELSEPVPRVLHWGADLGDLSDTDTAALGLTADAAVLNNSLDVPRRFTVWPTEADGWSGVPGHAGHLAGGAAAPRLTTRATAVHQEPAGGGELTVELTDDTAGLDFTVRYTLDPSGVLAVATGITRHAAADPAPYDLAQVTTLLPLPRRASELLDFTGKWSRERSPQRRPLGYGTHTRELRRGKPGLDSPYLVTVGVPGFGFRGGEVWAVHIAWSGDQRYLVERHPEGAGSHAAVLGGGELLRAGEVRLAPGETYRAPVCHFAWSGDGLDGLADRFHTLLRSRPAHPRGPRPVILNSWEAVYFDHDLDRLLRLADRAAEVGVERFVLDDGWFSGRRSDHAGLGDWTVDPVVWPDGLTPLVDRVHALGMEFGLWVEPEMVNLDSDLAREHPDWVLGPVRGLGPAARHQYVLDLANPEAWEYLDRSLEALVTKYGIGYLKWDHNREVHEAVHGPGDRPTARAQVLALYRLLDALKERHPDLEIESCASGGGRIDLGILARTDRVWASDCNDPAERQSIQRWTAQLLPPELIGCHVGAATSHTTARVSADTFRLATALFGHAGIEQDITGCTPAELSRLTAWTALYRELRPLLHTGRTVRADLGDDAVLLHGVVARDGGSALYCWARVATSPEGQWGRVLLPGLAPDARYQVRVRTDIGLPSWHQTSGPAWLTAALDGWVALPGAVVAVAGLPMPTLNPEQALLIEVRRAG is encoded by the coding sequence ATGCCCGACAGCACCGCGCGGATCGTCTCCCTGCGCGCGGCAGGCACCTGCTTCGTGATGGAACTCAGCGAGCCGGTGCCCAGAGTCCTGCACTGGGGCGCCGATCTCGGCGACCTGTCCGACACGGACACCGCCGCGCTCGGCCTGACCGCCGACGCCGCCGTCCTCAACAACTCCCTCGACGTCCCCCGCCGGTTCACCGTCTGGCCCACCGAGGCCGACGGCTGGTCCGGCGTGCCCGGTCACGCCGGCCACCTGGCGGGCGGCGCCGCGGCCCCCCGGCTCACCACCCGCGCCACCGCCGTCCACCAGGAGCCGGCCGGGGGCGGCGAGCTGACCGTCGAGCTGACCGACGACACCGCGGGACTGGACTTCACCGTCCGCTACACCCTGGACCCCTCCGGTGTGCTGGCCGTCGCCACCGGCATCACCCGGCACGCCGCGGCGGACCCCGCGCCGTACGACCTCGCCCAGGTCACCACCTTGCTGCCGCTGCCGCGCCGGGCGAGCGAACTGCTCGACTTCACCGGCAAGTGGAGCCGGGAACGCTCCCCGCAGCGGCGCCCGCTCGGCTACGGCACCCACACCCGCGAGCTGCGGCGCGGGAAGCCGGGCCTCGACTCGCCCTACCTGGTGACCGTCGGCGTGCCCGGCTTCGGCTTCCGCGGCGGCGAGGTGTGGGCGGTGCACATCGCCTGGAGTGGCGACCAGCGCTATCTCGTCGAGCGGCACCCGGAAGGCGCCGGCAGCCATGCGGCCGTGCTCGGCGGCGGCGAACTGCTGCGGGCCGGCGAGGTCCGGCTCGCCCCCGGCGAGACCTACCGGGCACCGGTCTGCCACTTCGCCTGGTCCGGCGACGGCCTCGACGGCCTCGCCGACCGCTTCCACACCCTGCTGCGGTCCCGCCCCGCCCACCCGCGCGGCCCGCGGCCGGTGATCCTGAACAGCTGGGAGGCGGTGTACTTCGACCACGACCTGGACCGGTTGCTGCGGCTCGCCGACCGCGCCGCCGAGGTCGGCGTCGAGCGGTTCGTGCTGGACGACGGCTGGTTCAGCGGCCGGCGTTCGGACCACGCGGGGCTCGGCGACTGGACGGTGGACCCGGTGGTCTGGCCGGACGGGCTGACCCCGCTGGTCGACCGGGTGCACGCGCTCGGCATGGAGTTCGGCCTGTGGGTCGAGCCCGAGATGGTCAACCTCGACTCCGACCTGGCCCGCGAACACCCCGACTGGGTGCTCGGCCCGGTCCGCGGCCTCGGCCCCGCCGCCCGCCACCAGTACGTACTGGATCTCGCCAACCCGGAGGCGTGGGAGTACCTGGACCGGTCGCTGGAGGCGCTGGTCACCAAGTACGGCATCGGCTACCTCAAGTGGGACCACAACCGGGAGGTGCACGAGGCCGTGCACGGCCCCGGCGACCGGCCCACCGCACGCGCCCAGGTGCTGGCGCTCTACCGGCTGCTGGACGCGCTCAAGGAACGGCACCCGGACCTGGAGATCGAGAGCTGCGCCAGCGGCGGCGGCCGGATCGACCTCGGCATCCTGGCCAGGACCGACCGGGTGTGGGCCTCGGACTGCAACGATCCGGCCGAGCGGCAGTCCATCCAGCGCTGGACCGCCCAGCTGCTGCCGCCCGAGCTGATCGGCTGCCATGTGGGAGCCGCCACCAGCCACACCACCGCCCGGGTCAGCGCCGACACCTTCCGGCTGGCCACCGCGCTGTTCGGCCACGCCGGCATCGAGCAGGACATCACCGGCTGCACACCCGCGGAACTGTCCCGGCTCACCGCCTGGACCGCCCTGTACCGGGAGTTGCGGCCGCTGCTGCACACCGGCCGTACCGTGCGCGCCGACCTCGGCGACGACGCCGTGCTGCTGCACGGCGTCGTCGCCCGGGACGGCGGCTCCGCCCTCTACTGCTGGGCCCGCGTGGCCACCTCGCCCGAGGGCCAGTGGGGCCGGGTCCTGCTGCCCGGCCTCGCGCCGGACGCCCGCTACCAGGTCCGGGTCCGTACCGACATCGGCCTGCCGTCCTGGCACCAGACCAGCGGCCCGGCCTGGCTCACCGCGGCCCTGGACGGCTGGGTGGCGCTGCCGGGCGCCGTGGTGGCGGTGGCCGGACTGCCGATGCCGACCCTCAACCCCGAGCAGGCCCTGCTGATCGAGGTCCGCAGGGCGGGCTAG
- a CDS encoding DUF397 domain-containing protein, with amino-acid sequence MQQFDNGVQADSITGVRWTKSGRSNQSGNCVEVAMLPDGSVAIRNSRHPGGPALVYTRAELTAFVEGAKDGDFDAFTG; translated from the coding sequence GTGCAGCAGTTCGACAACGGCGTGCAGGCCGACTCCATCACCGGAGTCCGGTGGACCAAGAGCGGGCGCAGCAACCAGAGCGGCAACTGCGTGGAGGTGGCCATGCTGCCCGACGGCTCGGTCGCGATACGCAACTCGCGCCACCCCGGTGGCCCCGCCCTGGTCTACACACGTGCGGAGCTGACCGCCTTCGTCGAGGGCGCGAAGGACGGCGACTTCGACGCCTTCACCGGCTGA
- a CDS encoding helix-turn-helix domain-containing protein, whose translation MPALPQPVSPIQLLERRPDMGAKAMARVLGTYLRSLRESRGLTPAVAGGHIRAHASKISRMETAHVSLKTRDVEDLLSLYGVGQKERAEIAVLAQRSAQPDWWQPYGEVVPDWLQQLIGLERDAHVIRTYETQFVPGLLQTRAYAESVVLSGHRLAPPEEVRRRVDLRMERQRRMWEPGAPVLWALIDEGVLHRPVGGPQVMRDQLTYLLDVLRQPGVRLQIASYAASAAATPGASVTYLRFAQGFLPDVVYLEHMTSAVYLDRLEDLDRYRAALDELSALAATPAASRAMLEEALRRYA comes from the coding sequence ATGCCCGCCTTGCCGCAGCCCGTCTCACCCATACAACTGCTCGAACGACGCCCCGACATGGGCGCCAAGGCCATGGCGCGGGTGCTCGGCACCTATCTGCGGTCGCTCCGCGAGAGCAGAGGCCTGACCCCGGCGGTCGCCGGCGGGCACATCAGAGCGCACGCCTCCAAGATCAGCCGGATGGAGACCGCCCACGTCTCGCTGAAGACCCGGGACGTCGAGGACCTGCTGAGCCTGTACGGCGTCGGGCAGAAGGAGCGGGCCGAGATCGCGGTCCTGGCGCAGCGGTCCGCGCAGCCCGACTGGTGGCAGCCCTACGGTGAAGTCGTCCCGGACTGGCTGCAGCAGCTCATCGGACTGGAGCGGGACGCCCACGTGATCCGCACCTACGAGACGCAGTTCGTCCCGGGTCTGCTGCAGACGCGTGCCTACGCCGAGTCCGTCGTGCTCAGCGGCCACCGGCTCGCCCCGCCGGAGGAGGTGCGGCGCCGGGTCGACTTACGGATGGAGCGGCAGCGCCGGATGTGGGAGCCGGGCGCCCCGGTGCTGTGGGCGCTGATCGACGAAGGAGTACTGCACCGGCCGGTCGGCGGACCGCAGGTGATGCGCGACCAGTTGACGTATCTGCTCGACGTGCTCCGGCAGCCCGGGGTGCGGCTGCAGATCGCCTCGTACGCGGCCAGCGCGGCGGCCACCCCGGGCGCCTCCGTCACCTATCTGCGGTTTGCCCAGGGCTTCCTGCCCGACGTGGTGTACCTGGAGCACATGACGAGCGCGGTCTACCTGGACCGGCTGGAGGACCTGGACCGCTACCGCGCCGCGCTCGACGAGCTGAGCGCGCTGGCCGCGACTCCGGCCGCCAGCCGGGCCATGCTCGAAGAGGCCCTGCGCCGCTACGCGTGA
- a CDS encoding SAM-dependent methyltransferase: MEQDAPLSDKIDVTVPSVARMYDYLLDGKDNYPADREATEQLLRQVPSMKVLALNNRDFLRRVVRVLARDYGIKQFVDHGSGLPSVDNVHEIAQAVHPDARVVYSDVDPIVLAHGRALLEQNENTAVLQADFRDVESIWESDEVKRLISFDEPIAALFVSVLHCIKDSDDPAGVVRRVREKLPPGSCLVVCQLVSEDPETRRFVTDFMDRSTGGNWGEVRTPDAVHGYLKGLEILEPGLVEVSTWRADNDLAPRQPSREWIEYGGVARL, translated from the coding sequence ATGGAACAGGACGCGCCGCTGAGCGACAAGATCGACGTGACGGTGCCGAGCGTGGCCCGCATGTACGACTACCTCCTGGACGGGAAGGACAACTACCCGGCCGACCGGGAGGCCACCGAGCAGTTACTCCGGCAGGTGCCGAGCATGAAGGTGCTCGCCCTGAACAACCGGGACTTCCTGCGCCGGGTGGTGCGGGTGCTCGCCAGGGACTACGGCATCAAGCAGTTCGTGGACCACGGTTCAGGTCTGCCGTCCGTGGACAACGTCCACGAGATCGCCCAGGCCGTCCACCCGGACGCGCGGGTGGTCTACAGCGATGTCGACCCGATAGTCCTGGCCCACGGGCGGGCCCTGCTGGAGCAGAACGAGAACACCGCGGTTCTGCAGGCCGACTTCCGGGATGTCGAGAGCATCTGGGAGAGCGACGAGGTCAAGCGGCTGATCAGCTTCGACGAGCCGATCGCCGCGCTCTTCGTCTCGGTGCTGCACTGCATCAAGGACAGCGACGACCCGGCCGGCGTGGTCCGCCGGGTACGCGAGAAGCTGCCGCCGGGCAGCTGTCTGGTGGTGTGCCAGCTGGTCAGCGAGGACCCCGAGACCCGGCGCTTCGTCACCGACTTCATGGACCGGTCCACCGGCGGCAACTGGGGCGAGGTACGCACCCCGGACGCGGTGCACGGCTATCTCAAGGGCCTGGAGATCCTGGAGCCGGGCCTGGTGGAGGTCTCCACCTGGCGGGCCGACAACGATCTGGCCCCCCGGCAGCCCAGTCGGGAGTGGATCGAGTACGGCGGCGTCGCCCGCCTGTGA
- a CDS encoding coagulation factor 5/8 type domain-containing protein, translating into MSSFRAADTETPEPQRRPEPKPAAGTGLSRRSFVTAAALATAAPVAGATTASAHGSGRHGHPRPPAEPDFGPNVRIFGPDTPTADIQAALDAAALEQVPAEFGTGRYAFFFKPGTYDVDAQLGYYTSVAGLGLHPDDVTINGAVRVEGQDQPGGGDSALTNFWRSAENLAVVPTGGVNWWAVSQAAPLRRVHIRGQLFLFPRKGGYSSGGYIADSVVDEQALNASQQQWLTRDSTVGSWSNGVWNQVFAGVEGAPAQSFPSPPYTTLPTSPLSREKPFLYVDGHGGYRVFLPALRHDGVGTTWKGGATPGSSVPIDRFFVAKPGDSVRTINKALSQGKHLLLTPGIYKLTDTIKVKWAGTVVLGLGYATLTPVHGTVPLTVDDSRGVRIAGLLFDAGPVNSRVLLEIGGRRGGRTDPRDPASVQDVFFRIGGAGAGKATTALIVNSDNVLLDHIWAWRADHGAGVGWTVNTSETGVVVNGDNVLATGLFVEHFQKYNVIWNGDKGRTIMFQNELPYDPPNQAAYRHHGVNGYAAYKVADSVKHHEGWGLGSYCFFNVDPTIHNAHGFEAPVRPGVKFHDLLTVSLNGDGVIDHVINDFGDAAQGTATVPVNVVSYPEG; encoded by the coding sequence ATGTCCTCATTCCGGGCCGCAGACACCGAAACCCCAGAACCCCAGCGCAGACCCGAGCCCAAGCCGGCGGCCGGGACCGGGCTGAGCCGCCGCTCGTTCGTCACCGCGGCGGCGCTCGCCACCGCGGCGCCGGTGGCCGGCGCCACCACCGCCTCCGCGCACGGCTCCGGCCGGCACGGGCACCCGCGGCCGCCCGCCGAGCCGGACTTCGGTCCGAACGTGCGGATCTTCGGTCCTGACACGCCGACCGCCGACATCCAGGCCGCGCTGGACGCCGCCGCGCTGGAGCAGGTCCCCGCGGAGTTCGGCACCGGCCGCTACGCCTTCTTCTTCAAGCCCGGCACGTACGACGTGGACGCGCAGCTCGGCTACTACACCTCGGTGGCGGGCCTGGGGCTGCACCCCGACGACGTGACGATCAACGGCGCGGTGCGGGTCGAGGGCCAGGACCAGCCCGGCGGCGGGGACAGCGCGCTGACCAACTTCTGGCGGTCGGCGGAGAACCTCGCGGTGGTGCCCACCGGCGGCGTCAACTGGTGGGCGGTCTCGCAGGCGGCGCCGCTGCGCCGGGTGCACATCCGCGGCCAGCTCTTCCTCTTCCCCCGCAAGGGCGGCTACTCCAGCGGCGGTTACATCGCCGACTCGGTGGTGGACGAACAGGCGCTCAACGCCTCGCAGCAGCAGTGGCTGACCCGGGACAGCACCGTCGGCAGCTGGTCCAACGGCGTGTGGAACCAGGTCTTCGCGGGTGTCGAGGGGGCGCCCGCGCAGTCCTTCCCGAGCCCGCCGTACACCACGCTGCCGACCAGCCCGCTGAGCCGGGAGAAGCCGTTCCTGTACGTGGACGGGCACGGCGGCTACCGGGTGTTCCTGCCGGCCCTCCGGCACGACGGGGTGGGCACGACATGGAAGGGCGGGGCGACGCCGGGCTCGTCGGTGCCGATCGACCGGTTCTTCGTCGCCAAGCCGGGCGACTCGGTACGCACCATCAACAAGGCGCTGTCGCAGGGCAAGCACCTGCTGCTGACGCCGGGCATCTACAAGCTGACCGACACCATCAAGGTCAAGTGGGCCGGTACGGTGGTGCTCGGCCTCGGCTACGCGACGCTGACGCCGGTGCACGGCACGGTGCCGCTGACGGTGGACGACAGCCGGGGTGTGCGGATCGCCGGTCTGCTGTTCGACGCGGGCCCGGTCAACTCCCGGGTGCTGCTGGAGATCGGCGGCAGGCGCGGCGGCCGCACCGACCCGCGCGACCCGGCGTCGGTGCAGGACGTGTTCTTCCGGATCGGCGGCGCGGGCGCGGGCAAGGCGACCACGGCGCTGATCGTCAACAGCGACAACGTGCTGCTCGACCACATCTGGGCCTGGCGCGCCGACCACGGCGCGGGGGTGGGCTGGACGGTCAACACCTCGGAGACCGGGGTGGTCGTCAACGGTGACAACGTGCTGGCCACCGGCCTGTTCGTGGAGCACTTCCAGAAGTACAACGTGATCTGGAACGGTGACAAGGGCCGTACGATCATGTTCCAGAACGAGCTGCCGTACGACCCGCCGAACCAGGCCGCCTACCGCCACCACGGGGTGAACGGCTACGCCGCCTACAAGGTCGCCGACTCGGTGAAGCACCACGAGGGCTGGGGGCTGGGCTCGTACTGCTTCTTCAACGTGGACCCGACGATCCACAACGCGCACGGCTTCGAGGCGCCGGTGCGCCCCGGGGTGAAGTTCCACGACCTGCTGACGGTGTCCCTGAACGGGGACGGCGTGATCGACCATGTGATCAACGACTTCGGCGATGCGGCTCAGGGCACCGCCACGGTACCGGTGAACGTGGTGAGTTACCCGGAAGGTTGA